In the genome of Thermococcus sp., the window CTCGTGGACGGCTATCCCAGCGACCTCTGGGCTTATGACCAGATCCACTTTCCCCTCCGGTGGCTTCTGTCCCTCATAGATGAGCTTCTTTAGGGCCTGGACGTCCTTAACCGCCCAGCTCCACGGTTCGTCCTTCTCGATGAGCTCCAGCCCACCGGAGAACGCCCTCTGGACGAAGGGGGCCTGCTCCATCTGGCCGTTCTCGAAGACGACGAGGTTGTACGTGATGGAAACGCGCGGGATTTTGCTCTTCACATAGGCTCCCTCGCTGTTGAGGAAGACCTTTTTCCAGAGCCCGTCGGAGTAGCCAAGATATCGCATTGGCACGTTTACGCCCGTTGCTTTAACTTCCTCCTCGACCTTCCTGAGAAGCTCCATCTTCTCCTCCGGGGAGACATCCCTGAAGTCCTTCTTCATCTTGACCTTGTATGAAACTCTGTGGAAGTCCTCCTCGCTGAAAACCATCGGCTCGTTTCTAACGCGGGAGGCAGCTCTGGCCAGCTTGACGGCCTTCCTGACGGCCTCGGCAACACTCTCCTTCGTGAGGACGTTCGTGCTTGCGAATCCCATTCCCTCATCGACCAGGACCCTTATTCCCATTCCCCTGTCAGCGAGTATCTCAAGGCCCTCGGGGTTGCCGTTCTTCATTGCCAGAGAAGTGCCGTTCTTCTCCTCGAAGCGCGCCTCCGCGTAGCTCGCCCCCATTTCGAGGGCCTTCTCAACCGCGAACTCTACGAGTTCATGCATGCACATCACCTCGGTTTACTGCATAGAATAGTGCGCCCGGAAGTATAAAAGTCTTTTCGTTAAGACGGTAGTCGAAAAGAGAGGAGGGTTTAAGGCCATCTGAACTTAAAATGTGGACGGTGGGACAATAGACGGGTTGTGAGTCTGAAAACAGAAGAAGCTCGCTGAAGGGAGTTAATGAAGAGGAGCTTAGAGAACTTGAAAGGCTCTCGAAAGAAACATTGGAGAACGTAATGCCATGGAGGTGGACCGAGGGAAAGCTGGGATTAAAAACTCAAACCTTCTCCTCACACTCACACGGCTTCTTTCCGCAGTAGGGACACACTCCCGGATATTTCTTCTTCGCGGCCTCTTCCAAATCCACTCCGAGCAGGTTGGCCAAGCTGACGAGCCACGCCAGAACGTCGGCGAACTCCTCTTTCATGGCCTCGCGGTCCTTCTTCCTTATCGCCTCGCTCAGCTCTCCAACTTCTTCGACGAACCAGAGGAAAGTCCTCTCAACGCCTCGCTTTGAGTCCTTGTGGAAGTATATATCGTGGATGAGCTTCTGAAACTCACGAATTTCCATAACTTATCACCGGGATGAAGAGGTAGGGAGTCTATAAAAATGGGACGGTACTGGGATCGCGGGGATAATCCCATGATTCCATCATTTATTTTCAGCAAAAGTTTTTGAGCGAATCGCCCAAATAGGAATTATGGTTTCAGATTTTTGTATAAAGGTGAGCACAATGACAATAGGTGGTGTAACCGGACCCGGCGGTGCTGGAAAAACGTCGCTTACCGTGAACCTTGGAGCGCTTCTGACCCATGATGGAGTACGAACGCTGCTCATAGACGCCGACCTCTACTTTCCAGACATGGCCTTCCACCTCGGCATAAAGTCCCCGTACACGATCGGCGCCTACCTGAAGAATCCCCGTGTGGATCTCAATTGGCTGATCCACCGCTACCGCTTCAATGGACTCTATGCCATAATAGGAGACACTGAAGCACCACCTGATCCCGACGCGCCTTACTCAAAGATACCCGGCCTTTTGGAAGTACTCAGGCATTTCTACGGGGGCATCCTGGTTGATTTTCCTCTGGGGTTGCCCGTTGCCGCCCACAAGGTTGTTGATATGCTGGATTTCCAGATTCTGGTTATTGATCCCTCCAACGTCCCGCTGATTGATATCGAGGATTACGTGGAGGCAACTATCAGGAAGTTCCGGGAGACGGGATGTCCCAACCTTGGAGTCATCATTAACCGCCCTTCCCTCCCGCAGGATCGGCTGGAGGATCTGATTTCGTTTATCGAGGATGCCCTCGAGGTACCCCTGTACGGGATTATTCCTTTTGATCCGGCGATCTTTGAGGAGACCACCGCTGGAATAGTCTCACCCACCGTTGCCTTCGAACCCTTAAAGGAAGTGGTCCACATTATCGAGGATCGCTTTCTGTGAGGTCACCGGTGTGAGACATGGGTGAAGCGGGTTTCTCCCCGTTTATGAGGTTAGCAGTCTGGCGGTCTCATCCAACAACCTCCCGGCCAGCTCCCGCTTGCTCATCCTGGGAAGTTTTTTGACGAACTCCCTGCCCACGAGGATGACCTCGTTCTCCTCACTGCCAAAGGCCTTGAGCGTGTTGGCCACAACGAGGTCGCTCCCTGCCCGTTCGATCTGTTCTCTCGCGGCTTCGATGAGTTCTCCCTCGTTCATCTCTGTTTCGGCCTTAAATCCAACCAGAAAAACGTCCGGCTGAAGCTCCTTTACCCTGTCTATTATCTTCGGCGTCGGTTCGAGCTCAAGGGTTAGGGGTTTTCCGCTCTTTATCTTCACACCGGCCTTCTCCTTAACGCGGAAGTCGCTTACAGCGGCGGTTAAAACGACAATATCGTATTTTTTGGCCTCTAGCTCGTTTTCTATGGCTTCAAGCATCTCTTCGACGGTTTCGACCTCGATCTGGTTCTCTACGAAGCTCGGAACGCTTCCCTGCGTTTTGATGAGGGTAACCTCGGCTCCCCTGAAGTCGGCCTCCTCAGCTATGGCCATACCCATCTTTCCACTGCTTGCGTTGGTTATGTAGCGAATCGGGTCTATGTACTCCCTTGTCGCCCCAGCGGTTATCAGAACTCTCTTTCCGGCTAGGTCTTTCCGGTGGAGCTTCTTTATCACGCGGTAGACGATCTCGTCTATCGAGGCCACCTTCGCCTTGCCCTCCTCAAAGCGGGGCCCTATGAACTCGACACCGAGCTCCTTGAGCTTTTCGATGTTCTCAACGACTATCGGATGCTCGTACATGCTGGAGTGCATCGCGGGGGCTATCATCACCGGTGTGTGGGCAAAAGCCGTTGTCACGACGGTTGTAACTGGTGTGTCGTCAATCCCGCAGGCGATTTTCCCTATCGTGTTCGCCGTAGCGGGACAGACGAGGATCAGGTCGGCTTTATTTTCGTGGTCTCCAGCCAATTCAACGTGCTCTATGAAGCCCGTTATCTCCGTCACGACCGGGTTCCCTGTGGCGAACTCCATAGCGTAGGGGTGGATTATCTTGGTGGCGTTCTCGCTCATGACCGCGTGGACTTCTGCCCCATGTCGTATCAGTTCGCGCGCAAGCTTGACGCACTCCACAGCGGCGATGCTGCCGGGAATCGCGAGAACGATTTTCTTGCCGACGAGTTTTCGGCTCTTGGTTGCATGGATGAGCTTGACATGATGAAGCATCGGAACCACCATCTCGGGATTATCTCGACCGACTTTAAACCTTTGCAGGGAGCCACCGAAATTCCTTTTCAAGGAGCGCCAGTTCCCTTTTATCTATCGTTTTTCTGTTGATTATGAGTATCAGTGTGGCGCCCTTGGCGCTCAGGTGGTCCTTTAAGGTGGTCATGAACTTAAACGCAGCTTTGAACTCGTTTTCGATGATCAGATACTCGACGCAGTCTATGAGAACGACCGTGTCTCCGTCCGCTTTGTCGACGATGTACTGAAGGAGGGGTGCCAGTTTGGTTGGAGGTACCCCGTTTTCCACGTTGAGTTTGGTTATCCATACGTACGGGACGTCCTTCTCTTTCAGGAGGTCCGGTTTCCTCGTGACCGCGAGGACCTTCTTCCCCCCAAGCCTCAGAAGGAGGTTCTCAACCCCATTCGTCTCGTCGTACAGGTAGGAACCCCTCAGTACCGTTGGATCCCCGTTGCCTACCGTTCGTGGAACTGCTCTGGCCTTTATCTTACTCTCCCCCTCCACCAGTGCCGCGAGGAGTATCATAACGCCTACGGCGACTAGGACGTCGTCGAGGACCTTCATGAGCTTCGTGGGGAAAAACTCGTTAAGAACGTTGACGAGGAAACCCGCCCAGACGATTGTTATCCCAAGGAACACCCATTTAAGGAGGGGGTGGCCAATAAACGGCCCAAGCAGACGTCTGGATCGGAATAGGACATAAAATGCCCCGGTTACGGTTAGAAACTCAAGGATTTCAGCGCTTAACTTCACCATCTCATAGCTGACCATCCTCACGGCCCGGAATAAAGAATGGTGACGGGTATTTAAGTGTTACTATCCATGAGATTAAAACATGAAAGCGACATCACGTTATCAAACATAGTTGTACTCTAACATGATGGTGCATTGAGTCTCAGAACGTAAAGCCCCGGGCGCTGCCCCTTTAAACGCCTAACCCCTCCTCCCGTTCGGGACAACGTTGCCCTTTCCGGGCTGTGACTACCCCCTATCCGCGCTCCCAAAGTTGAGGTAGTAATGGATCTTCTCCTCCAGCTCTCTGTACTCTTTTTCATCCATTCCAAGGCTCCTCCTGAGGCGTTTGTTTTGGGCTATCATTGCGGCGAGCTGAATCGCCAGGTTCTGATTGTCCATGGCCAGGTAGTATGTTTTGAACTTGAGCGGGGACCATTTACCCTCCAGCCCGTAGAGCTCCTTTTTTAAGGAGTCCACTTCCCGCTTCAGTTCCTCTATCTTTCTGTCCGTGACCTCAGGGGGGACATTATCTATGAAATCACCTTTGAGGAGCATCTTAATCGTATCATCGATGCGGAAGCCGTATTTTTTGGCGATCTCCTCCACACGTGCGAACGTCCCGTCATCGATCTTTACTTTGAGCTTTTTCCAGCGTCCCCCCGTGCTAATGATTACCTTCATAGCCCCTCACCTTGGCTTCTAGTCTCCTGTTCTCCTCGCTCAGCTCCGCCCGTTTCTTCATGAGGTACACCTTATCCTCTTTAGCCATCTTCTCGAACTCGATGAGGGAGGAGTAGTGCTCTTTCATCTCCTCCAGTTTCTTCCTCAGTTCGGTCAACTTCTCCGTCAGGTACCTGTACTGGAGGGTCCTTAAAGTGCGTTCGAGACCCTCAAGATTATTCAAGTTGGGTTTAAACTCGCGCTTGTGACGCTTTAATTCCTGGAACTCCTCTTCGGAGACCAGGATCTCAATCTCTCCGTCCAAAAGACACACCCCTCAGGGGAAATCTCCCCGCTTTTCTCTTTGGTTTGAGCATGTTGATGGCCAGTGGACGTCCCTTCAGGGCCTCTATCGAACGTCTAACAGCCAGCGCTTCCTCATCACTTGGACTCTCCTGTGACCTGTAGTCGAACTTCTCTATAAAATTGTTGAGCAGGTTTTTGAGTCCGTCCAGTTTCTTTATGTGGATCTCCTCAAGCTCCCTGGAGATTTCTGGACTGGACTTTCTGAGCCTCTCCTGGAGCATCTCGTAGTGACGTTTGCAGAATATCCCCTCGGACTTCTCGTAAACCGGCAGGAGTTCAGCCATTCTGTCCACCAGGGAGTCTATGGTGAGGGATTCCTTCTCCCGTGCCAGCCTGCAGAGGTAACATTCGCTCTCTTGGGGGGGTTCGCCCCGCTGGATTCCTTCGATGTACGTCCTGAGCATATGTTCGTAGATTATCGCGACACCAAGCCCCCCGTAGAGGGGGTTTGAATACGCTATGCTCAGGAGCTTCCATGCGTGGTAGGGACACAGGCCGAGGCTTTTCTTGAACTCCTCCCTCAGGGAGGGGTCGTTAACGTGTTCGTAGAGTATGGTCCCTATCTCGGACTCCTCAAACTCCTCGATTAACCGGCACACCGGACAACCGCCTTTCTCTATGGCGTCCCTGAGATGAATCCCTATCATGTCCATGGGGATCCCTCAGAGATACCCCATCATGAAGTCGAGCACCGCAAGGGCCCTGTAGGCGTTCTGGAAGTTTGATATACCGAGCTCAAGGCTCCTCCTAAAGCCCCCGTTGGAGTTCTGGAGCTGGCGGATGAACCATATGTGCCTCTTGGGGCATGTCGGTGTCTCGTGCTGAAGCTCAATCCCCCTGGTGCCGTAGAAAGTTGGCTCCAGGTAAGGGGGCAGTGAGTATGGAACCTCGGTGAACCCACCCCAGTCGCCGCAGAGCTCGCAGTTCTTGAAGTGCCTCGCCTTTGGCGGTCTGTAACCGAGGGCGTTGAGGGAGTACAGGGCCTGATACGTCATGGTCGTTGTGGGATGTTTAACCCCGAA includes:
- the coaBC gene encoding bifunctional phosphopantothenoylcysteine decarboxylase/phosphopantothenate--cysteine ligase CoaBC, with amino-acid sequence MLHHVKLIHATKSRKLVGKKIVLAIPGSIAAVECVKLARELIRHGAEVHAVMSENATKIIHPYAMEFATGNPVVTEITGFIEHVELAGDHENKADLILVCPATANTIGKIACGIDDTPVTTVVTTAFAHTPVMIAPAMHSSMYEHPIVVENIEKLKELGVEFIGPRFEEGKAKVASIDEIVYRVIKKLHRKDLAGKRVLITAGATREYIDPIRYITNASSGKMGMAIAEEADFRGAEVTLIKTQGSVPSFVENQIEVETVEEMLEAIENELEAKKYDIVVLTAAVSDFRVKEKAGVKIKSGKPLTLELEPTPKIIDRVKELQPDVFLVGFKAETEMNEGELIEAAREQIERAGSDLVVANTLKAFGSEENEVILVGREFVKKLPRMSKRELAGRLLDETARLLTS
- a CDS encoding DUF835 domain-containing protein, whose translation is MVSYEMVKLSAEILEFLTVTGAFYVLFRSRRLLGPFIGHPLLKWVFLGITIVWAGFLVNVLNEFFPTKLMKVLDDVLVAVGVMILLAALVEGESKIKARAVPRTVGNGDPTVLRGSYLYDETNGVENLLLRLGGKKVLAVTRKPDLLKEKDVPYVWITKLNVENGVPPTKLAPLLQYIVDKADGDTVVLIDCVEYLIIENEFKAAFKFMTTLKDHLSAKGATLILIINRKTIDKRELALLEKEFRWLPAKV
- a CDS encoding DUF6062 family protein — its product is MDMIGIHLRDAIEKGGCPVCRLIEEFEESEIGTILYEHVNDPSLREEFKKSLGLCPYHAWKLLSIAYSNPLYGGLGVAIIYEHMLRTYIEGIQRGEPPQESECYLCRLAREKESLTIDSLVDRMAELLPVYEKSEGIFCKRHYEMLQERLRKSSPEISRELEEIHIKKLDGLKNLLNNFIEKFDYRSQESPSDEEALAVRRSIEALKGRPLAINMLKPKRKAGRFPLRGVSFGRRD
- a CDS encoding TldD/PmbA family protein; protein product: MHELVEFAVEKALEMGASYAEARFEEKNGTSLAMKNGNPEGLEILADRGMGIRVLVDEGMGFASTNVLTKESVAEAVRKAVKLARAASRVRNEPMVFSEEDFHRVSYKVKMKKDFRDVSPEEKMELLRKVEEEVKATGVNVPMRYLGYSDGLWKKVFLNSEGAYVKSKIPRVSITYNLVVFENGQMEQAPFVQRAFSGGLELIEKDEPWSWAVKDVQALKKLIYEGQKPPEGKVDLVISPEVAGIAVHE
- a CDS encoding MazG nucleotide pyrophosphohydrolase domain-containing protein, which produces MEIREFQKLIHDIYFHKDSKRGVERTFLWFVEEVGELSEAIRKKDREAMKEEFADVLAWLVSLANLLGVDLEEAAKKKYPGVCPYCGKKPCECEEKV
- a CDS encoding MinD/ParA family protein, encoding MTIGGVTGPGGAGKTSLTVNLGALLTHDGVRTLLIDADLYFPDMAFHLGIKSPYTIGAYLKNPRVDLNWLIHRYRFNGLYAIIGDTEAPPDPDAPYSKIPGLLEVLRHFYGGILVDFPLGLPVAAHKVVDMLDFQILVIDPSNVPLIDIEDYVEATIRKFRETGCPNLGVIINRPSLPQDRLEDLISFIEDALEVPLYGIIPFDPAIFEETTAGIVSPTVAFEPLKEVVHIIEDRFL